In Stieleria varia, one genomic interval encodes:
- a CDS encoding non-ribosomal peptide synthetase: MMQRNEAQPSRDSSRASASELASNQRMIWLGQQRYPEHPLYEVPHVFEIRGDVDPTKFQAAFEQLVNSTEILRTIARAPDWKQLVIQPSLQSPCESVSFETEPEDARRELASQYVQERIRRRLEPSEALYDSVLIRLSDAESWWFLRLHHLLTDGLNARQLLAAMSALYRGGDASPVRNKPQYSSFVRFESDTRSSQEFAEHIEWWSKRIDPRSGTRFYVRESAEETTSASSGLDFGVSRFGVSHGCGTKTVANAKTAHLPNPRSKTGRWTRAKHFTHRRLVIRLDDDESELIGELAEQTPFRQFTPALSHHNIFATAVATLLHRLEQDAKVRFGVTSHGRTNRRFRETIGLFMQLLPFEVDFDADDTFESVSRKVADETLGFLQHSVAGVMQPESAKAFDVVLNVLDLTVDDFAGMPATLRWLHNGYGDPARKLTISTHRLRETGAWEVIFDFNCGDFSGVQQDRLINHFRKVLREMKTPGAPIGSFPLDASQETALLATSSSPHQASIGETVWHRFVGIVEQYPDRIAMRGSCEWLSEGSSEKTDDDSPSGITFRVLMLHAERLAQFLDGPMTLVPVLCRRDANAVVSILAVLASGRSFLPIDLDQPQARIDTLLQDSNASLLIDASAYPRVTQLHFDANEIDCEMTRDACYVLYTSGSTGKPNGVVVGHQSILNLLDEFENLAPVSDGKGSWWTNVGFDVAIYEIFSSILYGRTLCIPVDDVRNQPEKLFSWMVEQKITNAYLPAFFLQAFSDFLCKYPESSLQRLLVGVEPIPQCVLASISRQVSGLQVINGYGPTEATVCATLMLVDESDDSVEPASIGRAVSGNVLRIVDPYGQVVPVGIPGELLIGGVGLARGYLRRPDLTQQRFQAIAGDSRSDVWYRTGDIVCLREDGNLLFRGRRDDQIKVRGHRIELGEVLSAIRSIDGVTDAVVVDLADDAGRNIFAAVVGEHTERSLRTRLADLLPRYMLPRLIRIVNEIPRTINGKPDIEAIRDAFDLSTAKVERVAASNPTEFTLLSIWQKLLRRSEIGVSDHFFEIGGDSLTAMQVVFEAEKLGISLRLPDLFEHPTVRELANEIRLDDDTTADPDHVGLQESNQYVLSPGQRSLWYLNQVDPDSVAYHVQIRLEMEGTLNTAKVQECFNELAKRHESLRTTFGDHDGIPYASVHPQCEIPFDAHDAATESQANSLCMQEGARRFDLQNGPLLRVVLIRFADDRSWVILTAHHIAVDQQSVQLLLTEFAQRYNEQVDHSVNTLAESSCGNSEPASGFARSKQEVRDRDGERCLSFWKSKLADISQSIDLPVDMPLERALIGNGGLHRFSISGELSQRLRELAKSHQVSLNTLLLTAFQTLLFRYCGEETFVIGVPVSHRHQLRFAETVGFLTETLPFPCSIKGDATFSDLLTNTDSTFTQCLGNLSASLDEIISGVRSIRTPAGRIPFQTMFVMQQPIARPAISGVEVTGIQIEHLGESKFDFTLFAVDAATLEFMIEYRSDLFSQSAVERMTEHWTRLLDEIAAEPATAIGRFDFLTDEDHRAIELCNRMCEPDMTRLPERAADFLVSETILDVIAGHVRRQPQAVAVFFEGQSLTFQELDWRTSLLSHRLIERGVESGEAVALCCERGIEMIVGIIGILKSGAAYVPADPRLPSARLQHIVNDATVSAIVTQEKYFESMAVLEKPVLNASGGFESDPETGGTPSVKPVVAAGDTAYVIYTSGSTGQPKGVEVTHRGLLKSTEARFRYYDNVPETFMLLSPVWFDSSIAGIFWTLAAGGTLVVPSEEKLRDIQALSHLIADQQVTHTLCLPSFYQLLLRHSEARSLGSLQNVIVAGEPCASTVIDEHFANLPDTRLFNEYGPTEATVWATARELAIEDSEGGVSIGSAVPGCEVRVLDLNGRDVPIGVVGEIHLGGTRLSKGYRGQPELTAERFVQKSDSSDSRFYRTGDLARLRSDGSLLFVGRVDDQMKINGQRVEPAEIESELSHCPGVVEIAVGFTESPSSISSDTETLAMYLATQPAEIAEALLRESEGHGGSAAPDVETFDHETLDVAVRLQLRSADFIRTPRDRQRNWLIQQALQESISDLNHLDRLAAEMVPGSEHPHEPQDLSMVRMSSDEIMEDWQTPLMREMANYACEAHGDVLEIGFGRGVAASFIQQAGVRSHTVIEMNAHCIRDFFVPWRARYPESDIRLIEGRWQENLNKLSTYDTVFFHAFPMNESEFVEYIANSATFAEHFFPTAAKLVRPGGVFTYLTTEIDSLSRRHQRSLFQHFDEIHQRVLPLSVPEDTKDAWWANSMVVLRALRGSR; encoded by the coding sequence ATGATGCAACGAAATGAAGCTCAACCGAGTCGAGATTCGTCTCGGGCGTCAGCCAGTGAGTTGGCTTCCAACCAGCGAATGATATGGCTTGGGCAACAACGGTATCCTGAACATCCTCTCTATGAGGTACCGCATGTCTTTGAGATTCGCGGCGACGTGGATCCAACTAAGTTTCAAGCTGCGTTTGAGCAACTGGTCAACTCAACCGAGATCCTTCGGACCATCGCTCGGGCTCCTGACTGGAAGCAACTGGTCATCCAGCCCAGCCTGCAATCTCCGTGCGAGTCTGTCAGTTTCGAGACGGAACCAGAGGACGCGCGCCGGGAACTGGCCAGCCAATATGTCCAAGAACGCATCCGGCGGCGACTTGAGCCCAGCGAAGCTCTCTATGATAGCGTGCTGATCCGACTGAGTGACGCCGAATCATGGTGGTTCCTGCGGTTGCATCATCTGCTGACAGACGGCCTGAACGCACGACAACTCCTTGCCGCCATGTCGGCCCTGTATCGCGGCGGCGATGCATCGCCAGTTCGCAACAAGCCTCAGTACAGCAGTTTTGTGCGATTCGAATCCGACACACGATCCTCACAGGAATTCGCAGAGCATATCGAATGGTGGAGCAAGCGGATCGATCCACGCTCAGGCACACGTTTCTATGTGCGAGAGTCTGCGGAAGAAACCACTAGTGCATCATCCGGTCTTGATTTTGGGGTTAGCCGTTTTGGCGTTAGCCACGGTTGTGGCACGAAAACCGTGGCTAACGCCAAAACGGCTCATCTACCGAACCCACGTTCTAAGACTGGACGATGGACTAGGGCGAAGCATTTTACTCATCGGCGATTGGTGATTCGATTGGACGATGACGAAAGCGAGTTGATCGGAGAACTTGCTGAGCAAACGCCGTTTCGTCAGTTTACGCCGGCACTAAGCCACCACAACATATTTGCTACTGCGGTGGCAACCTTGCTGCATCGCTTGGAACAGGACGCCAAGGTCCGTTTTGGTGTAACCAGCCATGGACGAACCAATCGTCGGTTCCGCGAGACGATTGGGCTGTTCATGCAACTGCTGCCATTTGAAGTGGATTTTGACGCGGATGATACCTTCGAAAGCGTCTCGCGAAAGGTGGCTGACGAGACATTGGGTTTCTTGCAGCATTCCGTTGCAGGCGTGATGCAGCCAGAATCGGCAAAAGCCTTCGATGTTGTCTTGAATGTCCTAGACTTGACGGTGGACGATTTCGCTGGGATGCCAGCAACGTTGCGTTGGCTGCACAATGGCTACGGGGACCCCGCGCGGAAGCTGACGATTTCCACTCACCGACTGCGAGAAACAGGTGCTTGGGAGGTAATCTTTGATTTCAACTGTGGTGATTTTTCTGGTGTGCAACAAGATCGCCTGATCAATCATTTTCGCAAAGTGCTACGCGAGATGAAAACGCCGGGGGCTCCGATCGGATCCTTTCCATTGGATGCATCGCAGGAAACTGCATTGCTGGCAACGTCTTCAAGTCCACATCAAGCATCCATCGGGGAAACGGTGTGGCACAGATTTGTGGGTATCGTTGAGCAGTACCCAGATCGGATCGCGATGCGGGGCTCCTGCGAATGGTTGAGTGAGGGCAGTAGCGAGAAAACAGACGACGATTCTCCCTCCGGGATTACGTTTCGTGTATTGATGCTCCACGCCGAGCGTCTAGCGCAGTTTCTTGATGGACCTATGACTTTGGTCCCTGTCTTGTGTCGCCGTGATGCCAACGCCGTTGTCTCCATATTGGCTGTGCTCGCATCTGGGCGTAGCTTTCTGCCCATCGATTTGGATCAACCGCAGGCTCGCATCGATACACTGTTGCAGGATAGCAATGCCTCATTGCTAATCGATGCATCCGCGTATCCGAGAGTCACGCAACTTCATTTCGATGCCAATGAAATCGACTGTGAAATGACTCGTGACGCATGCTACGTGCTGTATACCTCAGGCTCCACAGGGAAACCAAATGGCGTCGTCGTCGGCCATCAGTCCATTCTCAATTTACTCGATGAGTTCGAAAATCTTGCACCGGTAAGTGACGGCAAAGGGAGTTGGTGGACCAACGTCGGATTTGACGTCGCGATCTATGAAATATTCTCATCGATCCTCTATGGTCGAACGTTATGCATTCCAGTTGATGACGTACGAAACCAACCTGAGAAACTTTTTTCTTGGATGGTCGAACAGAAGATCACCAACGCTTATTTGCCGGCATTTTTTCTTCAGGCGTTCAGTGATTTTCTGTGTAAATACCCTGAATCGAGTCTGCAGAGATTGCTTGTCGGTGTCGAGCCAATTCCACAGTGCGTGCTCGCATCCATCTCTCGCCAGGTCTCGGGATTGCAAGTCATTAACGGCTACGGTCCCACGGAAGCAACGGTATGTGCGACGCTGATGTTGGTGGATGAATCTGATGACTCCGTCGAACCGGCAAGCATCGGTAGAGCAGTGTCAGGCAATGTGTTGCGCATTGTCGATCCATATGGTCAAGTCGTTCCTGTTGGGATTCCAGGCGAGTTGCTAATTGGCGGGGTCGGTCTAGCAAGAGGGTACTTGAGACGCCCTGATCTCACTCAACAGCGTTTCCAGGCCATCGCTGGGGATTCTCGCTCGGATGTGTGGTACCGGACGGGTGACATCGTCTGTCTTCGAGAAGACGGGAACCTATTGTTTCGGGGGCGCCGTGATGATCAGATCAAGGTACGAGGACACCGAATCGAATTGGGTGAAGTGCTCTCAGCGATTCGGAGCATCGATGGTGTCACGGACGCGGTTGTTGTCGATCTGGCCGATGACGCAGGACGCAATATTTTCGCAGCGGTTGTGGGCGAACATACGGAGAGATCTCTCCGCACCCGACTGGCGGACCTGCTGCCGAGGTACATGTTGCCGAGGTTGATTCGGATCGTCAACGAAATACCGCGAACGATCAACGGAAAGCCAGATATTGAAGCCATCCGCGATGCATTCGATTTATCGACAGCGAAGGTCGAACGCGTCGCGGCAAGCAACCCGACTGAGTTCACACTACTGTCTATTTGGCAAAAACTGCTCAGACGCAGTGAGATTGGTGTCTCGGATCATTTCTTTGAAATCGGCGGGGATTCGCTGACCGCGATGCAAGTTGTGTTCGAAGCGGAAAAGCTTGGCATCTCTCTGCGGTTGCCTGATTTGTTTGAGCATCCTACCGTACGAGAATTGGCAAACGAGATTCGGCTGGATGATGATACAACTGCCGATCCCGATCATGTCGGCTTGCAGGAGAGCAACCAGTATGTTTTGTCACCCGGGCAAAGGTCGCTGTGGTATCTCAATCAAGTGGATCCCGATAGCGTCGCCTACCATGTGCAGATTCGATTGGAGATGGAGGGCACACTCAACACAGCAAAGGTTCAAGAGTGTTTCAACGAGCTTGCTAAGCGACACGAGTCACTTCGGACTACGTTTGGAGATCATGACGGTATTCCCTACGCTTCGGTACATCCGCAATGTGAAATCCCCTTTGATGCACACGACGCCGCAACGGAGTCCCAAGCGAATTCCTTGTGCATGCAAGAGGGCGCTCGCCGATTTGACTTGCAAAATGGGCCATTGCTCAGAGTCGTGCTGATTCGATTCGCCGACGATCGCTCTTGGGTCATCCTGACGGCACACCATATCGCTGTGGATCAGCAATCGGTCCAATTGTTGTTGACCGAGTTTGCCCAGCGATACAACGAGCAGGTCGACCACTCCGTCAATACACTTGCAGAGTCATCATGCGGGAATTCTGAACCCGCGAGTGGGTTCGCGAGATCGAAACAAGAGGTCCGTGATCGCGACGGAGAAAGATGCCTTTCCTTTTGGAAAAGCAAGCTGGCGGATATCAGCCAATCCATTGATTTACCAGTAGATATGCCGTTGGAACGTGCCCTGATTGGCAATGGCGGACTGCATCGTTTTTCGATCTCAGGTGAGCTTTCTCAGCGACTGCGTGAGCTGGCCAAGTCGCACCAGGTCTCCTTGAATACTTTGCTATTGACCGCATTTCAGACACTGCTGTTTCGCTACTGCGGTGAAGAGACGTTTGTCATCGGTGTTCCGGTGAGTCACCGACATCAGCTCAGGTTCGCAGAAACGGTAGGATTTCTTACTGAGACCTTGCCCTTTCCCTGTTCGATCAAGGGTGACGCGACGTTTTCGGACTTGCTGACCAATACGGACTCAACTTTTACGCAGTGCCTAGGCAATCTATCGGCATCGCTCGATGAAATTATTTCCGGCGTCCGGTCGATCCGAACGCCGGCCGGTCGCATTCCTTTTCAAACGATGTTTGTGATGCAACAACCGATCGCCCGTCCAGCGATCAGCGGCGTTGAGGTCACTGGGATCCAAATTGAGCATTTAGGCGAGTCAAAGTTTGACTTCACTCTTTTCGCGGTTGATGCGGCGACTCTGGAGTTCATGATTGAATACCGCAGCGATCTGTTCAGTCAGTCGGCGGTCGAAAGGATGACTGAGCATTGGACGCGTTTGTTGGATGAAATTGCTGCGGAACCGGCGACTGCGATCGGTCGATTTGATTTCTTGACGGATGAAGATCACAGAGCGATCGAACTGTGCAATCGGATGTGCGAACCCGATATGACACGTCTGCCAGAACGAGCCGCCGATTTCCTGGTGTCGGAAACCATTCTCGATGTCATTGCAGGACATGTTCGACGGCAGCCCCAGGCCGTCGCTGTATTTTTCGAAGGCCAGTCTCTTACCTTTCAAGAATTAGATTGGAGGACGAGTCTGCTGAGCCACCGGCTGATCGAGCGAGGTGTTGAATCCGGCGAGGCAGTCGCGTTGTGCTGTGAACGGGGGATAGAAATGATCGTCGGGATAATTGGGATACTCAAATCAGGTGCCGCCTACGTTCCGGCGGACCCGCGTCTGCCCTCGGCAAGGCTCCAGCACATTGTCAACGATGCGACAGTATCAGCTATCGTTACCCAGGAAAAGTATTTTGAGTCCATGGCAGTGTTGGAGAAACCTGTTCTGAATGCGTCTGGTGGATTTGAATCCGACCCGGAGACAGGCGGCACCCCTTCAGTCAAGCCTGTGGTAGCAGCAGGCGATACTGCCTACGTGATCTACACCTCGGGCTCAACGGGTCAACCCAAGGGTGTGGAAGTCACGCACCGTGGATTGCTGAAGTCAACGGAAGCGAGATTTCGATATTACGATAATGTCCCGGAAACCTTCATGCTGCTTTCACCGGTTTGGTTTGATAGCTCGATAGCGGGAATCTTTTGGACTCTGGCCGCTGGCGGCACTCTCGTGGTGCCCAGCGAGGAAAAACTGCGAGACATCCAGGCACTCTCCCACTTGATCGCCGACCAGCAAGTGACACACACATTGTGTCTGCCGTCGTTCTATCAGTTGCTGTTGCGTCACTCAGAAGCCCGTAGCCTTGGTTCACTCCAGAATGTCATTGTAGCGGGGGAGCCGTGTGCATCGACGGTGATCGACGAACACTTTGCAAACCTGCCGGATACGAGGCTGTTTAATGAGTATGGTCCGACCGAAGCAACTGTCTGGGCGACCGCAAGGGAGCTGGCGATTGAAGATTCAGAAGGTGGGGTCTCGATAGGAAGTGCTGTTCCTGGGTGCGAGGTTCGTGTTTTGGATCTGAATGGACGAGACGTCCCGATCGGAGTTGTCGGGGAAATCCATCTCGGCGGCACAAGACTCTCGAAGGGATACCGTGGGCAACCCGAACTGACCGCCGAGCGATTTGTGCAGAAGTCAGATTCATCCGACTCGCGGTTTTACCGCACCGGCGACTTGGCAAGACTGCGATCCGATGGTTCTTTGCTGTTCGTTGGCCGTGTCGACGATCAAATGAAGATCAATGGACAGCGAGTTGAGCCTGCTGAGATCGAATCGGAACTTAGCCATTGTCCCGGCGTGGTTGAGATTGCTGTCGGGTTTACAGAATCCCCGTCATCTATAAGCAGCGATACAGAAACGTTGGCAATGTATCTTGCAACCCAGCCCGCTGAAATCGCTGAGGCTCTGCTGCGGGAGTCGGAAGGACATGGTGGGTCTGCTGCCCCAGATGTCGAAACGTTTGATCATGAGACGCTCGATGTTGCCGTGCGACTGCAGCTTCGTAGTGCGGACTTCATTCGCACGCCACGGGATCGCCAGAGGAATTGGCTGATTCAACAGGCATTGCAGGAGTCCATCTCCGATCTGAACCATCTGGATCGGTTGGCTGCAGAAATGGTACCGGGCAGTGAGCATCCCCATGAACCGCAAGACCTGTCGATGGTCAGGATGTCGAGTGACGAGATCATGGAGGACTGGCAAACTCCATTGATGCGTGAGATGGCCAACTACGCCTGTGAAGCACACGGCGACGTGTTGGAGATCGGATTCGGACGAGGAGTGGCGGCCTCGTTCATTCAGCAAGCGGGAGTTCGTTCGCATACCGTCATCGAGATGAATGCCCACTGCATTCGCGATTTCTTTGTTCCCTGGCGAGCACGATACCCCGAAAGCGATATTCGCCTGATTGAAGGGCGGTGGCAGGAGAATCTGAATAAACTATCAACGTACGATACCGTGTTCTTTCATGCGTTTCCCATGAATGAATCCGAGTTTGTTGAATACATTGCTAACAGCGCGACTTTCGCAGAACACTTCTTTCCCACGGCGGCAAAACTCGTGCGACCAGGCGGCGTATTCACTTACTTGACGACTGAGATCGATTCACTCAGTCGTCGGCATCAGCGAAGCCTGTTTCAGCATTTCGATGAAATTCACCAGAGAGTATTGCCGTTGTCAGTGCCAGAAGACACCAAGGATGCTTGGTGGGCAAATTCGATGGTGGTGTTGCGAGCACTGAGAGGCAGCCGATGA
- a CDS encoding class I SAM-dependent methyltransferase, with product MTTAVQNQSVDNAQAAGAASWRLRVAVASEMAVKIANRLPAMIRFVVVPIAAVIHESVTLGILRPSDVDRMVEKTYSNRPKFYDPREYQLPYEGRLLPMLQELSRGKKLLDAFCGQGREAELFVSAGFNVTAIDRLAWMIEAGKVFAQEKQFDVEFIATDFWEFVPERPFDVVYTSCWMYSTCQGRDRRAAFLQKCKACCSEDGVIVLSTVERSSGQFAGACLRFLLVKCVALATLGNLRSEFGERTYSGLFWHHLSESVVRKEVAAEGLLVLRVMKGTGIDPTFYLLSRLDRVRDGNVSGAS from the coding sequence ATGACAACTGCGGTGCAAAATCAATCGGTTGATAACGCCCAGGCGGCGGGAGCGGCATCCTGGCGGCTTCGTGTCGCCGTAGCGTCTGAAATGGCGGTCAAGATCGCGAATCGGCTCCCAGCGATGATTCGGTTTGTTGTGGTTCCGATCGCCGCCGTGATTCATGAATCGGTCACTTTGGGAATCCTGCGTCCATCAGACGTGGACCGCATGGTTGAGAAAACGTATTCGAACCGACCAAAGTTCTACGATCCTCGAGAGTATCAACTGCCGTACGAAGGCCGCTTGTTGCCAATGCTGCAGGAATTGTCCAGAGGAAAGAAATTGCTCGACGCTTTTTGCGGTCAAGGACGTGAGGCAGAACTGTTTGTAAGTGCGGGGTTCAATGTCACTGCCATCGATCGCTTGGCTTGGATGATCGAAGCAGGCAAGGTTTTCGCCCAAGAGAAGCAGTTTGATGTCGAGTTCATCGCGACAGACTTCTGGGAGTTTGTTCCTGAACGCCCATTTGATGTCGTCTACACTTCATGTTGGATGTATTCCACTTGCCAAGGCCGGGATCGCCGCGCAGCATTCCTGCAAAAATGTAAGGCGTGCTGCTCAGAGGATGGAGTGATCGTGTTGTCGACGGTTGAACGCTCCTCGGGCCAGTTCGCCGGTGCATGTTTGCGATTTTTGTTGGTCAAGTGCGTTGCATTGGCGACGCTCGGAAACTTACGTTCCGAGTTCGGGGAACGCACTTACAGCGGGCTGTTTTGGCATCACCTTTCAGAATCCGTGGTCCGCAAAGAAGTCGCCGCGGAGGGATTGCTAGTCCTGCGCGTGATGAAGGGGACAGGAATCGATCCCACATTCTACTTGTTGTCTCGTCTCGATCGCGTTCGTGACGGAAACGTGAGTGGGGCGTCATGA
- a CDS encoding acyl carrier protein, whose protein sequence is MEDILIGYIKTEFLQEDSTDEIDADTDLLISGLLDSLGVMRLVSFIEKQFAISIPPQDVTIDHFMNARTIAAYIHDKQASAGETPA, encoded by the coding sequence ATGGAAGACATACTAATTGGATACATCAAGACGGAGTTTTTACAAGAGGATTCAACAGATGAGATCGATGCGGACACCGACTTGCTGATCTCGGGTCTGCTGGATTCACTCGGCGTAATGCGATTGGTCAGCTTTATCGAAAAACAGTTCGCGATTTCAATCCCGCCTCAAGACGTCACCATTGACCACTTCATGAATGCGCGCACGATCGCCGCGTATATCCATGACAAGCAAGCTTCTGCGGGCGAAACGCCGGCATGA
- a CDS encoding class I SAM-dependent methyltransferase, translated as MSFEREPESEMIMQDADSVSGFTDAGDLRGPLSPIYHFGCHVLSRMIPENGLVVDIGCGPAQFLTRLLQYRPDLTAIGTDLSDRMLANARKLASDRDVVSRIQFVQADFSQVDVAIRRDVDAVICMSALHHCPDFDCLVSALSAIGRLSQRKSGAIWLFDLVRPDSRELCELIPRTHEVAARERLPESFKQDWQNSLLAGWTVNEFQEGLRHADLTLRSVSANYSQLHWSGSLSAGDLKLVNNTVFGSTGDDRAARLASSLGFDFPEVPKISSSK; from the coding sequence ATGAGTTTTGAACGAGAGCCAGAATCCGAAATGATCATGCAGGACGCTGACTCGGTATCCGGCTTCACGGACGCCGGTGATCTGCGAGGCCCGCTGTCACCCATTTATCATTTCGGTTGCCACGTGCTTTCACGGATGATCCCTGAGAATGGTCTCGTCGTGGACATCGGTTGTGGTCCGGCTCAGTTCTTGACACGACTGTTGCAATATCGCCCAGATCTGACCGCGATAGGCACCGACCTGTCCGACCGAATGCTGGCCAACGCACGTAAACTGGCGAGCGATCGCGATGTCGTGTCTCGGATTCAATTCGTTCAGGCAGACTTTTCACAGGTCGATGTGGCGATTCGTCGTGACGTTGACGCAGTCATTTGCATGTCCGCCTTGCATCATTGCCCCGACTTTGATTGTCTTGTCTCGGCACTAAGTGCGATTGGCCGTTTGAGTCAACGGAAGAGCGGAGCGATCTGGCTCTTTGATCTCGTTCGCCCAGACAGCCGCGAACTGTGTGAGTTGATTCCGCGAACTCATGAGGTGGCTGCCAGAGAGCGTTTGCCTGAATCGTTCAAGCAGGACTGGCAAAATTCTTTGCTGGCCGGATGGACGGTGAATGAGTTTCAAGAAGGTCTTCGTCATGCTGATCTGACACTGCGAAGTGTCTCAGCAAACTATAGTCAGCTCCATTGGTCGGGTTCGCTCAGTGCGGGCGATTTGAAACTAGTCAACAACACCGTCTTTGGATCGACTGGCGACGACAGAGCCGCAAGACTCGCATCGTCACTGGGATTCGATTTTCCTGAAGTTCCGAAAATTTCTTCATCAAAATAG
- a CDS encoding amino acid adenylation domain-containing protein — MQLLSQIIEETSQRQPHKEAFRCRDRSLTYEILNEKSSGLAALLQGHGIGVGDRVAIYMPKAVEMAIGVYGCLKAGAIYVPVDPGLPTPRLASVLRDAGVSAVLTLDRQQKQLMEVLPELDLELQVIVGLPTLNENSIATVPWESLPASSDYQSPSLTENHPAYIIYTSGSTGNPKGILHSHRSGLAYARLAAETYQVNSGDRLGNFAPLHFDQSTFEFFSGPLAGSTTVLIPEEYMRFPASLAKLIDDEQLTIWYSVPFALVQLLLRGALESRDLSSLRWVLFGGEPFPVGHLQKLMKRLSSATFSNVYGPAEVNQCTYFHLSQPPGDDVSSIPIGQIWPETSGMIVDAACQPVPPGELGELLISSPTMMTGYWNRPVLTDAAIVELPQDGEVRKFYRTGDLVRESTDGNLEFHGRSDRQVKIRGNRVELDEIELAILPLSGIEHVAAFATSDPSSDELHVVVFAIVSDDDLLDTSRILLESRKRLPAYAVPSAIVIVDSFPQTTSNKTDYVAMERQYRETVVDDLS; from the coding sequence ATGCAATTGCTCTCACAGATCATCGAAGAGACCTCGCAGCGACAGCCACATAAAGAGGCTTTCAGATGCCGCGATCGTTCGTTGACCTATGAGATTCTCAATGAGAAATCATCTGGTTTGGCGGCATTGCTGCAGGGACATGGCATCGGCGTCGGGGATCGTGTAGCGATCTATATGCCAAAAGCAGTTGAGATGGCCATCGGTGTCTACGGTTGCTTAAAAGCGGGCGCGATCTATGTGCCGGTCGATCCGGGTCTGCCGACACCGCGGCTCGCGTCGGTGTTGCGAGACGCAGGAGTGTCCGCTGTCTTGACTCTGGATCGGCAGCAGAAGCAACTCATGGAGGTTCTGCCGGAGCTCGATTTAGAGCTGCAAGTGATCGTTGGGCTCCCCACACTCAATGAGAATTCCATCGCGACCGTACCATGGGAATCATTGCCTGCCTCAAGCGACTATCAATCGCCCTCGCTAACAGAGAATCACCCTGCCTATATCATTTACACCTCGGGATCGACGGGAAATCCCAAAGGGATCTTGCATAGCCATCGAAGCGGTCTGGCATACGCTCGTCTTGCGGCCGAAACCTATCAGGTCAATTCCGGCGATCGCCTGGGGAACTTCGCCCCACTGCACTTTGATCAATCAACATTTGAGTTCTTTTCGGGACCTTTGGCCGGGTCCACAACGGTTCTGATTCCCGAAGAGTACATGAGATTCCCCGCCAGCTTGGCAAAGCTGATCGATGACGAACAATTGACGATCTGGTATTCCGTTCCCTTTGCTTTGGTGCAGTTGTTGTTACGAGGGGCATTGGAATCGCGAGATCTGTCGTCACTGCGATGGGTGTTGTTTGGCGGGGAACCGTTTCCTGTTGGCCATCTACAGAAGCTTATGAAACGGTTGAGTTCCGCGACATTCAGCAACGTTTATGGTCCGGCGGAAGTGAATCAGTGCACCTATTTTCATCTTTCGCAACCGCCGGGAGATGATGTGTCATCGATTCCGATCGGGCAAATCTGGCCGGAAACTTCGGGAATGATTGTTGATGCAGCGTGTCAACCTGTGCCACCCGGAGAGCTTGGTGAGCTGCTCATCAGCAGCCCTACGATGATGACAGGCTACTGGAACCGCCCAGTGTTGACCGACGCAGCGATTGTCGAACTGCCTCAGGATGGAGAGGTTCGGAAGTTCTATCGCACGGGTGATTTGGTCCGAGAATCAACTGACGGCAATCTGGAGTTTCATGGGCGCAGTGACCGCCAGGTCAAGATTCGCGGCAATCGAGTCGAGCTGGATGAGATCGAGTTAGCGATACTACCGTTGAGCGGCATTGAGCATGTGGCCGCGTTCGCAACGTCCGATCCGAGTTCGGATGAGCTTCATGTTGTTGTGTTTGCCATCGTGTCCGATGACGACTTGCTCGATACCAGTCGGATTTTGCTGGAATCGAGAAAACGCCTGCCCGCATACGCAGTGCCTTCTGCCATCGTCATTGTGGACAGTTTTCCACAGACGACCAGCAACAAGACGGATTACGTTGCCATGGAGCGGCAGTACCGTGAAACAGTGGTGGACGACTTATCATGA